The proteins below come from a single Rosa rugosa chromosome 2, drRosRugo1.1, whole genome shotgun sequence genomic window:
- the LOC133728273 gene encoding uncharacterized protein LOC133728273 → MYQDSNSNWVSDAARDKYDRLKNKREEHKEKLTLEAPEGTPPESVQVTARDEIPIMAEECGRKGKRVRGLGSFPRMELPTVTSSTAVSSEMNVMQDKVKKLESTVDTMRSQNAQLMTMLKKFMMNSQGCFADTENIDMNIVVPNSEEDDVFGRDEDGVQNNGDNSETEDLEEDL, encoded by the exons ATGTATCAAGATTCAAATAGCAATTGGGTTAGTGATGCTGCACGTGATAAATAT gaTCGACTGAAAAATAAGAGAGAAGAGCATAAGGAGAAACTAACCCTGGAGGCACCAGAGGGTACTCCACCAGAATCTGTACAAGTTACTGCGCGTGATGAGATTCCAATCATGGCTGAAGAGTGTGGAAGGAAGGGAAAAAGAGTTCGTGGTTTAGGCTCGTTTCCTCGCATGGAGCTTCCAACTGTTACATCTTCAACAGCTGTGAGTTCTGAGATGAACGTAATGCAAGATAAAGTGAAGAAGCTTGAATCAACTGTGGACACTATGCGGTCACAAAATGCACAGCTAATGACAATGTTGAAGAAGTTCATGATGAATAGCCAAGGTTGCTTTGCTGATACAGAAAACATTGACATGAATATCGTAGTACCCAACAGTGAAGAAGATGATGTCTTTGGAAGAGATGAAGACGGTGTCCAAAACAATGGAGATAATTCTGAAACAGAGGATTTGGAGGAAGATTTGTGA